Proteins encoded by one window of Epinephelus moara isolate mb chromosome 18, YSFRI_EMoa_1.0, whole genome shotgun sequence:
- the tmub2 gene encoding transmembrane and ubiquitin-like domain-containing protein 2: MAVCALTMLDGMEEEVTAAGGVLLLVLALVFAWLSTHVADRGDHILGTILTVGAHASLIGLGGHDSYSGGSPSADTPEQQTPPPSQENKPDDGEPGTERGEGEGTEGAEGVRTDLLLDIQSKQPQAGRLHTSDEEEDEEEEDDDDDDDDDEEEELEEEDKKIIKHIPVLSSTISPTTTIPTTTTTTATSISVRLKYLNDTEEVAVVEPQDTVGVLKSKYFSGREHQIKLIYQGQLLQDPKKTLFSLNITHNSVIHCHISQALHEATPEEGAQPGAGAGVGPGVSGGFRAAGVAISTSSLVVPVFVVILAVVWYFRINYRQFFTAPATISLVGVTVFFSFLIFGMHSR; the protein is encoded by the exons ATGGCAGTGTGTGCACTGACCATGCTGGatgggatggaggaggaggtcacGGCAGCAGGCGGTGTGTTGCTCCTGGTCCTGGCCCTCGTCTTTGCTTGGCTCTCAACTCACGTGGCCGACCGGGGAGACCACATCCTGGGCACCATCCTCACCGTGGGCGCTCACGCCTCTCTGATAGGACTGGGAGGCCACGACAGCTACAGCGGAGGGTCTCCCAGCGCCGACACTCCCGAACAGCAGACACCTCCGCCCTCTCAGGAGAACAAGCCGGATGACGGCGAGCCGGGgactgagagaggagagggggaggggacTGAGGGAGCTGAGGGGGTTAGGACGGATCTCCTGCTGGACATACAGAGCAAACAACCACAGGCTGGAAGATTGCATACatcagatgaggaggaggatgaggaggaggaggatgatgatgatgatgatgatgatgatgaggaggaggaactggaggaggaagacaaaaaGATTATAAAGCATATTCCAGTGTTGTCCAGCACCATCTCCCCCACTACCACCATCCCCaccactaccactactactgcCACTTCCATCTCTGTCCGTCTCAAGTATTTAAATGACACGGAGGAGGTAGCTGTGGTGGAGCCACAGGATACAGTGGGAGTACTGAAAAG tAAATACTTCTCAGGTCGGGAACATCAAATAAAACTCATCTACCAAGGCCAGTTGCTGCAGGACCCCAAGAAGACTCTGTTTTCCCTAAACATCACACACAACAGCGTGATCCACTGCCACATCTCCCAGGCCCTGCACGAGGCTACTCCAGAGGAAGGGGCTCAGCCTGGGGCCGGAGCAGGAGTCGGGCCTGGGGTCTCTGGAGGATTCAGGGCTGCGGGTGTGGCCATCAGCACCAGCAGCCTGGTGGTGCCTGTGTTCGTGGTGATACTGGCTGTGGTGTGGTACTTCCGCATCAACTACAGGCAGTTCTTCACCGCCCCTGCGACCATCTCCCTAGTGGGAGTCACTGTGTTCTTCAGCTTTCTGATATTTGGGATGCACAGCCGCTaa
- the atxn7l3a gene encoding ataxin-7-like protein 3 isoform X2, translating into MKMEDMPLSGPDNTRLEALAHDIYSELVEDACLGLCFEVHRAVKQGYFFLDETDQESMKEFEIIDQPGVDIFGQVYNQWKNKECECPNCKRLIAASRFAPHLEKCLGMGRNSSRIANRRLASNNNMSKSESDQEDNDDLNDNDWSYGAEKKAKKRKSDKSQNSPRRSKSLKHKNGELGSSISLEPYKYNYNTGISYESLGPDEVRSLLTTQCGVISEHTKKMCTRPSLLDADAVVESDNFDIPDGQTLMSRLQWEDSPDISPTDSASSKASTNHSDSRRPKKKKRTSLGLNSGGGGSGGGSLTGGSSSSSSQSNISLSTKKKRPKLSALSISSIYDDLN; encoded by the exons atgaaaatggaGGATATGCCCCTGTCAGGCCCAGACAACACCAGGCTGGAG gccTTGGCCCATGACATCTACTCTGAGCTGGTGGAAGATGCCTGTTTGGGCCTGTGTTTTGAAGTCCATCGTGCTGTGAAACAGGGCTACTTCTTCTTGGATGAAACAGACCAAGAGAGCATGAAGGAGTTCG AAATCATAGACCAGCCAGGAGTGGACATATTTGGCCAAGTGTACAAtcagtggaaaaacaaagaGTGTGAGTGCCCAAACTGCAAAAGACTGATAGCAGCTTCTCGCTTTGCCCCGCACTTGGAGAAGTGTCTCGGCATGGGACGCAACAGCAGTCGCATTGCCAATCGCAG GCTAGCCAGCAATAACAACATGAGCAAATCAGAGAGTGATCAGGAAGACAATGATGACCTCAATGATAACGACTGGTCCTACGGGGCAGAAAAGAAAG CCAAGAAGAGAAAGTCAGATAAg AGTCAAAATTCTCCAAGAAGATCCAaatctttaaaacacaaaaatg GTGAACTTGGGAGCAGCATCAGTTTAGAGCCTTACAAG TATAACTATAATACTGGCATCAGTTATGAAAGTTTAGGCCCGGATGAAGTCAGATCCCTTTTAACAACG CAATGTGGGGTGATCTCTGAGCACACCAAGAAGATGTGTACCAG GCCGTCGCTGCTCGATGCAGACGCTGTGGTTGAGAGCGACAATTTTGACATTCCAGATGGACAGACGCTGATGAGCCGCCTGCAGTGGGAGGACTCACCTGATATTTCACCCACTGACTCTGCCTCATCCAAAGCCA GCACCAACCATTCAGATTCCAGGAGGcctaagaagaagaagaggacgtCTCTCGGTTTGaacagtggaggaggaggaagtggaggaggcAGTCTGactggaggcagcagcagcagcagctctcagaGTAATATCAGCTTATCGACCAAAAAAAAGAGGCCTAAACTCTCAGCACTTTCTATTTCCAGTATCTATGATGACTTAAACTAg
- the asb16 gene encoding ankyrin repeat and SOCS box protein 16: protein MSKESFPFTATSLRSLRLEQELQEWEDARRALAHRRAMTRAPLPRAPRPPPRQQRLQEVRAPPAQVRCRDTAIHNTFMCGDMKGVYAVLKDPGMVNALMETVHEEMVWAPEMGMWTLSSKVKQSSALRLAASRGHAGCVEELLFRGAEVNADPGGKTALHDACMGGHAVCVQLLLSHGADPDMLAEDGSAPLHLCTSAQSFQCAELLIEGGAEVSVRMKESRVTPLHVAARRGLEEHVELLLSHGADVLATNQEGETPLNAACSGAEKPSEAGRYLRVVQRLLGAGADPRTAGRKQHTPLHNACANCSPRIVDVLLQHGAKSDVANCAGYTPMDYLIQVVEDYPDQQPEAIAQSLLNHGAQPVSPKMLKQCVLSPATLEVMLNSYISIPPCEWMDSLSNEIYEEHQSFFDLVRQQSGQPRSLQHLCRCALRLCLGARCFPVVSKLDIPSSVRDYLLLCTDGMLQ, encoded by the exons ATGTCAAAGGAATCATTTCCGTTCACTGCTACCTCACTGCGCTCTCTGAGACTGGAGCAGGAGCTTCAGGAGTGGGAGGATGCTCGGAGAGCTTTGGCTCACAGGAGAGCCATGACCAGGGCCCCGCTGCCCCGGGCCCCCAGGCCTCCTCCCAGGCAACAGCGGCTCCAAGAGGTCCGGGCCCCTCCAGCTCAGGTCCGGTGCAGAGACACAGCCATCCACAACACCTTCATGTGCGGGGACATGAAAGGAGTGTATGCGGTGCTGAAGGATCCTGGGATGGTCAACGCCCTGATGGAGACGGTGCATGAGGAAATGGTGTGGGCTCCAGAGATGG GCATGTGGACGCTGAGCTCCAAGGTGAAGCAGTCTTCAGCGTTACGTCTGGCTGCCAGCAGAGGACACGCAGGATGTGTGGAGGAACTGCTGTTTCGAGGGGCCGAGGTGAACGCCGACCCTGGAGGAAAAACGGCCCTCCATGATGCTTGTATGGGCGGTCATGCTGTCTGTGTCCAGCTGCTGCTTTCTCATGGAGCAGATCCTGATATGCTGGCTGAAGATGGCAGTGCTCCTCTTCACCTCTGCACCTCCGCCCAGTCATTCCA GTGTGCTGAGCTGCTAATAgaaggaggtgcagaagtcagTGTGAGGATGAAGGAGTCGAGAGTCACACCTCTGCACGTGGCCGCCCGGCGAGGCCTTGAGGAGCATGTGGAGCTCCTCCTCAGCCACGGAGCAGATGTGTTAGCCACAAATCAAGAAGGGGAGACCCCTCTGAACGCTGCCTGCTCAGGCGCCGAGAAGCCCTCTGAGGCTGGCCGCTATTTACGTGTGGTTCAAAGGCTGCTGGGTGCAGGAGCTGATCCCAGAACTGCTGGCAGGAAGCAGCACACCCCCCTGCACAATGCCTGTGCAAACTGCAGCCCAAGGATTGTAGACGTCCTCCTTCAGCATGGAGCCAAGTCAGACGTTGCCAACTGTGCAGGATACACACCAATGGACTATCTGATACAG GTGGTTGAAGATTACCCGGACCAGCAACCGGAAGCAATAGCACAGTCACTTCTGAATCATGGAGCTCAGCCTGTTTCCCCAAAG ATGCTGAAGCAGTGTGTCCTGTCTCCCGCCACTCTGGAGGTCATGCTGAACTCATACATATCCATCCCTCCCTGTGAGTGGATGGACTCTCTGTCCAATGAGATATATGAG GAGCACCAGTCGTTCTTCGACTTGGTGCGTCAGCAGAGCGGTCAGCCTCGCTCTCTGCAGCATCTCTGTCGATGTGCTTTACGCCTGTGCCTCGGAGCCCGATGTTTCCCAGTGGTCAGTAAACTGGACATTCCCAGCTCTGTGAGGGACTACCTGCTGCTGTGTACCGACGGGATGCTCCAGTGA
- the atxn7l3a gene encoding ataxin-7-like protein 3 isoform X1, which translates to MKMEDMPLSGPDNTRLEALAHDIYSELVEDACLGLCFEVHRAVKQGYFFLDETDQESMKEFEIIDQPGVDIFGQVYNQWKNKECECPNCKRLIAASRFAPHLEKCLGMGRNSSRIANRRLASNNNMSKSESDQEDNDDLNDNDWSYGAEKKAKKRKSDKSQNSPRRSKSLKHKNGELGSSISLEPYKYNYNTGISYESLGPDEVRSLLTTQCGVISEHTKKMCTRSQRCPQHTDEQRRAVRVFLLGPSAPSLLDADAVVESDNFDIPDGQTLMSRLQWEDSPDISPTDSASSKASTNHSDSRRPKKKKRTSLGLNSGGGGSGGGSLTGGSSSSSSQSNISLSTKKKRPKLSALSISSIYDDLN; encoded by the exons atgaaaatggaGGATATGCCCCTGTCAGGCCCAGACAACACCAGGCTGGAG gccTTGGCCCATGACATCTACTCTGAGCTGGTGGAAGATGCCTGTTTGGGCCTGTGTTTTGAAGTCCATCGTGCTGTGAAACAGGGCTACTTCTTCTTGGATGAAACAGACCAAGAGAGCATGAAGGAGTTCG AAATCATAGACCAGCCAGGAGTGGACATATTTGGCCAAGTGTACAAtcagtggaaaaacaaagaGTGTGAGTGCCCAAACTGCAAAAGACTGATAGCAGCTTCTCGCTTTGCCCCGCACTTGGAGAAGTGTCTCGGCATGGGACGCAACAGCAGTCGCATTGCCAATCGCAG GCTAGCCAGCAATAACAACATGAGCAAATCAGAGAGTGATCAGGAAGACAATGATGACCTCAATGATAACGACTGGTCCTACGGGGCAGAAAAGAAAG CCAAGAAGAGAAAGTCAGATAAg AGTCAAAATTCTCCAAGAAGATCCAaatctttaaaacacaaaaatg GTGAACTTGGGAGCAGCATCAGTTTAGAGCCTTACAAG TATAACTATAATACTGGCATCAGTTATGAAAGTTTAGGCCCGGATGAAGTCAGATCCCTTTTAACAACG CAATGTGGGGTGATCTCTGAGCACACCAAGAAGATGTGTACCAG GTCTCAGCGATGTCCCCAGCACACGGACGAACAGAGGAGGGCCGTCAGGGTCTTCCTACTGGGGCCGTCCGC GCCGTCGCTGCTCGATGCAGACGCTGTGGTTGAGAGCGACAATTTTGACATTCCAGATGGACAGACGCTGATGAGCCGCCTGCAGTGGGAGGACTCACCTGATATTTCACCCACTGACTCTGCCTCATCCAAAGCCA GCACCAACCATTCAGATTCCAGGAGGcctaagaagaagaagaggacgtCTCTCGGTTTGaacagtggaggaggaggaagtggaggaggcAGTCTGactggaggcagcagcagcagcagctctcagaGTAATATCAGCTTATCGACCAAAAAAAAGAGGCCTAAACTCTCAGCACTTTCTATTTCCAGTATCTATGATGACTTAAACTAg